GGCGCCGGCCATGCGCTCCTGGTAGGGGCGCACGGGCAGGTTGGTGGGGTAGATCCAGATGGAGCCCGCCGCCTCGCTGAAGCCCTGCGGCGGGCCGGGGTCGGCCGCGGCCGCGGCTGCCAGCAACAGCTCGTCATCGCTGTCCCCGGCCGCGTCCCTCCGCTCCGCTCTGCCCTCGGGCGCCCGCCACACCTGCGGCAAAGTGCGCTGCCGGCCGCCGCTCATCCTGCCGCCATCTTAGCCCTGCCtcgccgccaccgccgccgtTTGAAACCGCCGCCGAGAGGGACGGGAGCCGCCCCCCGgccctcctcccttctcccccgGCCGTGCCCCGGCCCTCCTCTCGCCCTGAGGCGCCCGCCAAGCCCGGGGCTGGTCCCGCTCCCCTCGCTCAGGGCGTGCCCCGCCAGCCCCGAGGCGGCGCCATTTTGTCCCTCCCTCGGCGGCCCTCCCCGAATTCCCGCTGGGAGCTCGGCCGGGGCCGAAGGGGACGGTCGCGAAGCCGCCTTCGGAGCCTCCCCTTCTCCGCCGTCCTTCTCCCGGCCCGCCCCTCTCCCTGCCGGGcggctcccagccctcctctccGGAGGAGGAGCGGGAGGTGGGTGGGAAGatggcggcggccgcgggcccGGCGCAGCCCTGGAGCGCTGAGGAGCTGCGGAGCGAGGCGCTGGCCAAGAAGGAGATCATcaaattcctgcaggagcacGCGGCGCAGGCGGTAATGGCGGGGGACAATCGATCCTTTGGAGCCGTGCGGGGgaggtttgggtgggttttATTCCCCTCACCGCCTGGCGTGTCCCGCAGTTCCTGGCGGAGCACAagctgctggggcaggtgaAGAACGTGGCGAAGACGGCGAACAAGGAGCAGCTGATCGCGGCTTACACGCAGCTCTTCCACACGCAGGTGAGGGcgtggggctggagctgggctcgggcagggccggggccgggcaggcGGCTCCTCATCCTTCCCCTCGCAGCGCTTCAAGGGCACGGACGGCGCCGAGAAGGCGGCGGAGAAGGCGAAGCCGGCCAAGGCGGAGGAGGCCAAGGGGAAGGCGGTGAAGGCTGAGGAGGCTGTGGAGGAGGTTGGTGTGATGCCCTCGACTCGCGTTTTTCGCCTGGAAAATCAGATTATGTGGTTTGTCTCGGGGTGAGGGTTAGGGGGAtttcagggaaaggttcttcccccagagggtgctggcactgcccaggctccccagggaatgggcacggccccgaggctgccagagctccaggagggtttggccagcactgccagggatgcccagggtgggattgtttgggctctgggctgggacaggatggtccttgtggatcccttccagctcaggagattGCGTGATCCTAAGTCTTCACAAACCTTGTTACAATAAGAAATCTGGTGTTTCTACCCCACCTTAACCTTAAGCTGCATTTTCCCCAAATGTAGCCTTGCCACTCACTAACAGTATCGTCTTTTATGCCTTAAATTCAGTGGTTGTTCAGTCTTGGATATCTGGGACTCTTTAACCCACCAGTCATAACTCTGTTTTTATAACCTTAGGGGCCACCAAAGTAcacaaaatccattttaaagAAGGGCGATAAAACCAACTTCCCGAAGAAGGGAGACACTGTCCACTGCTGGTAcacaggaaagctgcaggaTGGGACAGTCTTCGATACCAATATTCAGTCAAGTAAGGTTATGGATATATAGATGTGCAGATGAACTCCTGGGGCTGGTTGCTAATGCTCCTGGAGGGAATTAcctgggctcctccagcagaTGTGGGCAGGGGTTTGTCCCTGGAAGGTGTGTCTGGGAGTATTCCTGACAAACAGCTTTATCatggtgctgctgagctgccctgcagctcccggATCCTGATTTTCCATGAGCTTGCAAGGGCAGTATTTTAGGACTGGCTGGTGTCAAGTgacagggctgcaggctgcatcctgccagccctggcttcTGGCATTCCAGGCCTGGGAATGTGGAATGCAGGGAGTCAATCCCCAGGGGAGATGGTGCCCAGGGAACTCCTGCACCAGTGTCCTGAATTTCTCTAAATAAACACATCTTGGGGCCATTCTGTGGTAAATCTTTACATATGGAGGCACTGGAGTGAGAGGGATTTGAATACTCTGGTGTGCAGTATTCCCTGCTGGAGTTTTGTGACAGATCAGAGGGTTTAGGGGTATGAAATGGTGAAATACTAGAAAGGCTTTCCCAGCAGTGATGTCCCACACTCAGGAACAGTATTCCAGAGTCATTGGAGTACTGTCTGTAATTCCTCATACTTGTATGTCCCCTGTTGACTTTTCTTGGTTCCTGAATATTTCCATAACTTGTACAGTCAACTTGAGTAATTCAGGAGTGAGCTTTTGGGGTTTGAAGGATGCTTTGGTGCACCTTGAGCATTTAATGATGTTTTAGTGCACACCTTTAATATTTCCCCCTGAAAATCTGATATTTGGCTAAAAGTAATATCAGAAGAACAGCTATTTATGTAAAGCATGATTGTAATGGCAGTTTTCTACAGAGGTGTGCCGTGTGCTGGTGTGATGTTGAGGCAAATGAACATAAAACTCTTTTCCAggttcaaagaagaaaaaagcagccaaGCCCTTGAGTTTCAAAGTTGGTGTAGGAAAAGTGATCCGAGGTGTAAGTAAAGCATTCAGGGCTCCCTCCCAGTCCCTGAGCAGTTCCATGCTGGGGTTTGTGACTGGGGTGCAGGTTTTGGGTTCTGTTTCTCATGGGGGCAGATTGCAAGGGATTGCCCTGGGAGGATGGAACATTCTTCCTCAGTCATTCCCTCGTCAGGCAGAGCTTGGAACGCAGGCTCTGTTCCCTGGGGTCAGCCCTGTCAGTGTCTCACAGCAGCTGAGACCAATGGCATCCCAgggctccatccatccctgcttgCATTCCCTGGGCTTTACTCTGTGCcaggcctgagcaccctttccatggggaaattcctgttGGTGTCCAGTGtggggccgttccctctcctcctgtccctgttccctgggagcccCCCGGCTGTCCcgtcctggcaggagctgtgcagagccacaagggccccctgagcctcctttgctccaggtgTCCTGatgtgggatggggctggagctgggaatgtgtCCATGGGCAGcgctgcaggagcagcagtggccCAGGTTTATCCCTGTGTTTATCCCAGGTTTGTGGGTGCCAGAGCCTTCCCtcagtgggcacagcaccaaTCCCTGGCACTCCCTTGGAAGGGAATCCTGAAGCTGGGAATGCTGATGGGATGTGTTCCCATTGCTCCCGGGGgtcatcccagcacaggagcacagaTTGCTGGGTGTGGGGGCAGGGAACACCCTCCTGGAGTGCTCCACAGCGCTGGGGAggggccctggggctgtgtgggcaTTCCTGGAGGcccaggaaaagctgggaggggcagtggctgctgtcccatccctggctggagctgctctgtcgTTGCAGTGGGATGAGGCCCTGCTGACCATGAGCAAAGGAGAGAAGGCCCAGCTGGAGATCGAGCCCGAGTGGGCCTATGGCAAGAAGGGGCAGCCCGATGCCAAGTATCCTTCCATGACCTCTGACTCCTCAGGgagcctgggaatgctgggggcAAGGAGGTGCTTTATGGACAGGGATACAGGAGAGGGGTTCCCGTGTTACTCACAGCAGGCTCAGGACATTCCCACTCTGGGAGTTCAGGGCACTTCCTGGGGGTGGAATTGCCCTTTTCTTTTGGAGAAAAACTCATGCAGGGGGagcctgctgctgttttccaccTGCATTTTTGTTCCAGCTGCTTGCAAATGCTTCTGCCTGATGGGGATCCTAACCAATGTagggaagcaggagcagggacagagttACACTTGGTTCTGGGATACAGCTGAAGTAGGGGGTACAGGATCCCACAGTGTTTCCTGCAgccctgtttctttttcccatccctcctggagcaggagaagggaatgtTCTCCTGTGCTGGAATCCTGTGATTGAAGAGCTGCCCGGACACTTCTCCCCTGTGACAGTGGGACAGGGTAACCgccccaggcactgccccagagctgcagacaaggctggggcagctcagggcactgaggAGAAGGGTGTGCTGATGAAGCTGTGTCCatggggctgtccctgtctcctgacagctcctgctgggcagcagctgtggctggatcCGGGGTGTCCAACCAGGTCAGGGCCATCCCAGGGacctgggagaggctggggagcagctgggcactccctgcccagggaggggtcactgccagggctgtttccttttgtttccttaaCGTTTGCCTGCAGGATCCCACCAAATGCAAAACTCTTCTTTGAAGTGGAGCTGGTGGATATAGAATGAagaattccctgtgctgctgggaatcCATTTCTGCCAGAGAGAGCTTCCTGCCGGCGTAGCTGTAACTCCAGGCTCCGGTTACAGCGGTGCCTTTGTGGAGATGAGTGCTGAGTGTTGTTCCTGCCCCGCTGCTGTAGTGACAGTCCCACCACTAAAGCAGAGTTTGTACCTGCCAGTGCCTCCCTTCTTTGTGTCTGTGCTCCCCCCGCTCCTCTGCCGGGCACTGCAGAGCCCCCGGAGCAGCCGGGCCCacacccagccagggctccttccctcctctggaGCCCAGTCCCACAGCATTCCTGTCCCACAGCATTGCCACTCCATGATCCCACAGCATTCCTGCCCCACATTCCAACAACATTCCAGCTCCACGACCCACAGCATTCCTGCTCCACAATCCTATGGCCCCACACTCGAGCCAgggctccttccctcctctggaGCCCAGTCCCACAGCATTCCTGTCCCACAGTGCTCCCACTCCACAGACCCACAGCATTCCTGCTCCACAATCCCATGGCCCCACACCCAAGCCAgggctccttccctcctgtggAGCCCAAACCCACGGCATTCTTGCTCCACAACCCCACAGAATTCCCACCCCATTTAtttgacagcagctctgctggcagagatCCAGGTGTTCCACAGGTGTtcccaggtgtccctgtgccacagctcctcctgtgaacaccaccaGAGCTCAACTCAGGCattctcttctccctcctggCTCAAATGAGGCAGTCCAAGAAAGCTCAGAGCACCTACTGAATTCCTCGCTTTTATTACAAAAATGGGAATGATCACTTTgatcaaaatgaaaaagttttgCTCACACCGTGTACATGAAAAACTCTAAATACAAAACTCATCCCAAACACagtttgtgcttttaaaaaagaatgaagGTGGTTTAATCCCTGCCCCCTCCCACACTACAGAACCCgtgtggcagctctgccaaggccCTCAGTCCCAACAACCCGGGCCTGGAACAGCTCCCTGGCAGTTGGGCTGGGAGTGGGACAAGCcttggctccagccctgggccagggccaggcagcagagcagctctggggcaaaaccagcccaaaccCCCCCAGCTTCACCCACTCAATTATGGAATCATGAGACCGACGAGAATTCTTCTGATACTCCATAAATTAGTgcagggaattaaaaaaatcatttatggTAAATGAGAATTGTACAGAGACCATTTATCAGTTACCAGCACACGAATCTTGCTTCACACATACCCCGTGAGCAGCAGCTCGGTTCACATGCAGAGGACCAAAAGCAGGTGGCACGACAGTTCCTTCACAGcccaaaattagaaaaatataattttttttattccatcttTGTTGAAACTGCAGCACAGTGAACTCCACTCCCTGCAGGGATCAGGTTGTGTGGTAATACTGTCCGTAATTCCAGGCGTTCTGGTAGTTGTACTGGaaccaaacacagcagcagcatcagccaCCAGCgtccctgctgggagcccctggggcagcacagccccccagcccctctgtgccagcacagcaccccAGGAATGCAGGACAGCTGTGCCATTCCCTCTGCAAcagcctgggaaaggcaggcaaGGCAGGCAGGGGTGCAGGCACCACAGggtgctgccacagcacagaTCCTCATCACAACACAATCAAAATGTCCcgagctgggagggacccacgGGGATCAGCGAGcgcagccccatccctgcagacaccccaagagtcccagcctgggcatccctgtggcacagggctctggcagcctcagggccgtgcccattccctggggagctttTCCAGTGCTGATtccaccctctgggggaagaacctttccctgatctccagcctAGGTCCCTCTGGCCCAGCCTCAAGGCTGCCATTCCTGCAGTGCCTTTTTCCTGGCCTAGCACTGGACAGTCTGTGCTGGATGAGATGGCTCCCATGGCCTGACTTGGGAAAgaattcccagcctggctgcagacaATCCCAAACAGGGCCACCCAGGGCTTGTGCCCCAGCTGTagcactgctctcccagctctgggggctcgGCACAGTCGGAACAATGCTTTTCATAAAACCCCCTCAAATCTGCCATGGATTTAAAAAACACATGGCTGTGGCAGTAGGGACATGGCTCAGTGGAGGCCTTGTCAGTGATGGACTGGATggtcttagagggcttttccaacctcaacaaTTCTATTCCAAGCTAAAACGCTCTGGAGGAAGAGCCCCAGAGGCAAGCTGATTTTGTTGATGCTGTGTACCAGCAGAAACCATTCCAAGGCACTACAGGAATTACAGCCTGGAGATAGTCACTATCCAGGCACACAGGAAAGGGGCACCCCATGGTCAGTCTGGGCAGAACAGTTCCACAtaccacagccctgctgtcctccccctgtcccctccccgtgTGACAGCACAGCCACCAAACTGCTCCTCGCTCCACGCAGGAACACTGAGCACTTGTGGAGCACGCCCAGGAGGTGCCAGCACCCCAAGGagctgagttttgtttccctgcCCCATACCTGGTACCAGGCGTTGTAGTTGTAGGCGGCCTGGTTGACCTGCATGTC
This sequence is a window from Serinus canaria isolate serCan28SL12 chromosome 5, serCan2020, whole genome shotgun sequence. Protein-coding genes within it:
- the FKBP3 gene encoding peptidyl-prolyl cis-trans isomerase FKBP3 — protein: MAAAAGPAQPWSAEELRSEALAKKEIIKFLQEHAAQAFLAEHKLLGQVKNVAKTANKEQLIAAYTQLFHTQRFKGTDGAEKAAEKAKPAKAEEAKGKAVKAEEAVEEGPPKYTKSILKKGDKTNFPKKGDTVHCWYTGKLQDGTVFDTNIQSSSKKKKAAKPLSFKVGVGKVIRGWDEALLTMSKGEKAQLEIEPEWAYGKKGQPDAKIPPNAKLFFEVELVDIE